One genomic region from Pempheris klunzingeri isolate RE-2024b chromosome 4, fPemKlu1.hap1, whole genome shotgun sequence encodes:
- the LOC139200021 gene encoding von Willebrand factor A domain-containing protein 5A-like — protein sequence MEICCGLLTLQQEPVPLQGIQVELEVKDHVATVVSTLNYENKEDKPLEAVFVFPLPGDAAVCHFSAQIGQKQIVAEVKEKQQAREEYDDALSSGQQAFLLEESEQSPDVFSLSVGSLPPGESASIRLEYVTELAVQADEGLRFSLPAVLNPRYQPQGGEGASVQVTSVPASLVPYSLSFSAQVSSPRPVSKVESSSSLEPLQYLNPEQTQATVKLAAGHKFDRDVELLIYYKDAHQPTAVVEAGQASAKPGTLMGDPVVMVSLYPEFPQAVMSSVASRGEFVLLLDRSGSMSSHMNSRGTYQTRIDNARDTLLLLLKSLPMGCYFNIYSFGSRYEHIFPKSVEYSQETMEEALKKVKKMGADLGGTEILEALKHIYRQPCIPSQPRQLFVFTDGEVTNTKQVLDLVKKNSGSHRCFSFGIGEGASSALINGLAKEGGGHAQFITGTDRMQLKVMQSLRFALQQAVQDVSITWDVPRGVSVTVLSPPITAIFQGQRSLIYAQLSGQSSKAADGCVTLKYSLAGHPSKNQLHFSLKPAEGTGLTVHRLAARTLIRSLETEEREDRQDGGVTKKKVVDLSVQSGVSSAFTAFIAVNKGDGEVIQGPLVRRNVPAPSECFRE from the exons ATGGAAATCTGCTGTGGTCTGCTTACTCTTCAGCAGGAACCAG TTCCTCTGCAGGGCAtccaggtggagctggaggtgaAGGACCATGTGGCTACGGTGGTCTCCACTCTGAACTATGAGAACAAGGAGGACAAACCACTAGAGGCTGTTTTTGTCTTCCCTCTGCCTGgagatgctgctgtctgtcacttCAGTGCTCAGATTGGACAGAAGCAGATTGTAGCCGAGgtgaaggagaagcagcag GCCCGTGAGGAGTATGATGACGCTCTGAGCTCCGGTCAGCAGGCCTTCCTGTTGGAGGAGAGCGAGCAGAGTCCCGATGTATTCTCCCTGAGTGTGGGCAGCCTGCCTCCAGGAGAGAGCGCCTCCATCAGGCTGGAGTACGTCACTGAGCTGGCTGTGCAGGCCGACGAGGGGCTGAGGTTTAGTCTGCCTGCTGTGCTCAACCCTCGCTACCAGCCTCAGG GTGGTGAAGGTGCCAGTGTCCAGGTGACCTCTGTTCCAGCCTCTCTGGTGCCCTacagtctgtctttctctgcccAAGTGTCCTCTCCTCGTCCAGTCTCTAAAGTAGAGTCCAGCTCTTCTCTGGAGCCTCTCCAGTACCTCAACCCAGAACAAACCCAGGCCACG GTGAAGTTGGCTGCAGGACACAAGTTTGACCGAGATGTTGAACTGCTGATTTACTACAAAGACGCCCACCAGCCCACTGCTGTGGTGGAGGCAGGACAGGCCTCAGCCAAGCCTG gcACTCTGATGGGTGATCCAGTGGTGATGGTGAGCCTGTACCCTGAGTTCCCCCAGGCTGTGATGTCTTCAGTGGCCTCACGTGGAGAGTTTGTGCTCTTATTGGATCGATCCGGAAGTATGAGTTCACATATGAACAGTAGAGGGACTTATCAGACTCGCATTGACAATGCCAGG gacactctgctgctcctgctgaagaGTTTACCAATGGGCTGCTACTTCAACATCTACAGCTTTGGCTCCAGATATGAGCACATCTTCCC TAAGAGTGTGGAGTACAGCCAGGAGACCATGGAAGAGGCTCTGAAGAAAGTTAAGAAGATGGGTGCTGATCTGGGAGGAACAGAGATCCTTGAGGCCCTCAAACATATTTACCGCCAGCCGTGCATCCCCAGTCAACCAAGacaa CTGTTTGTCTTTACCGACGGAGAGGTGACCAACACCAAACAGGTTCTAGATCTGGTGAAGAAGAATTCAGGTTCCCACAG ATGTTTCTCTTTTGGGATTGGGGAGGGGGCCAGCTCTGCTCTTATCAATGGGTTGGCCAAGGAAGGAGGGGGTCACGCTCAGTTCATCACAGGGACCGACAGGATGCAACTCAAA GTGATGCAGTCACTGAGATTTGCTCTGCAGCAGGCAGTGCAGGACGTCTCCATCACATGGGATGTGCCAAGGGGAGTCTCTGTCACTGTCCTCTCTCCACCAATCACAGCAATCTtccaaggtcaaaggtcactgatATATGCCCAGCTCAGTGGACAG AGTTCAAAGGCAGCAGACGGCTGTGTGACGCTGAAGTACAGCCTGGCAGGTCATCCCTCAAAGAACCAGCTCCACTTCAGTCTTAAACCTGCCGAGGGCACTGG ACTAACAGTCCACAGGTTGGCGGCTCGGACTCTGATCCGCTCCCTGGagacggaggagagagaggacaggcaAGATGGAGGGGTGACAAAGAAGAAGGTTGTGGATCTCAGCGTTCAATCGGGAGTGAGCAGTGCCTTCACTGCCTTCATTGCTGTCAACAAAGGGGATGGAGAGGTGATTCAAGGACCTCTGGTGCGCAGGAATGTTCCAGCACCCAGTGAGTGTTTCAGAGAGTAA